In a genomic window of Vibrio marisflavi CECT 7928:
- the lamB gene encoding maltoporin LamB, producing MKKLSLLAAAVATTLAAGSAFAVDFTGYFRAGTGVSGSGNSDIAYDKNGVGRLGNESDNYYEFGFNQALEKNDQKWELISMIAAGDDGNNADDETNWTKVSQFAIKTKGLIGSDPEAEVWAGKMYYQRHDIHITDFYFLNTSGTGGGIQNLSVGDQKLSVALVQDADTDNSSSSYIFDTRVADINLWEDGSLELGIAYNFATNKSGYSEAADDGVFATAIFNQNIESGFNQTVLQFGNNGYGQQAADWGAGKGYTRGTSAYNGSTGYRVLNWGVVSLSKKWEFGHQLAYLAGSDIGGLNSSNTYTGQDFDIHQYSAVVRPMYQWTNNMRTIVEAGYNAGKEINTAGTATQDFGLAKFTLAQAWALGEGFWARPEIRVYGSYLADTENNNTFGTNDNSEYVFGIQAEAWW from the coding sequence ATGAAAAAATTAAGCCTTTTGGCAGCAGCGGTAGCAACAACTTTAGCAGCAGGTTCGGCATTTGCTGTTGATTTTACGGGTTATTTTAGAGCAGGAACAGGTGTCAGTGGATCAGGTAACAGCGATATTGCCTATGACAAAAACGGGGTTGGTCGTTTAGGGAACGAAAGCGATAACTACTATGAATTTGGTTTCAATCAGGCGTTAGAAAAGAACGATCAAAAATGGGAACTCATTTCAATGATTGCCGCTGGCGACGATGGCAACAACGCTGATGATGAAACCAATTGGACTAAAGTCTCTCAGTTTGCAATCAAAACAAAAGGCTTAATTGGCAGCGATCCTGAGGCTGAAGTTTGGGCTGGCAAAATGTACTACCAACGCCATGATATCCACATCACCGATTTTTACTTTCTAAATACTTCTGGCACAGGTGGCGGAATTCAAAACCTTTCTGTTGGAGATCAAAAGCTTTCCGTTGCCCTTGTACAAGATGCTGATACTGATAACTCGAGTAGCAGTTATATTTTCGATACTCGAGTAGCAGATATTAACTTATGGGAAGACGGCTCTTTGGAGCTCGGTATCGCTTACAACTTTGCGACCAATAAGTCTGGTTATTCAGAAGCAGCCGACGATGGTGTATTCGCTACCGCCATATTTAACCAAAATATCGAAAGCGGATTTAACCAAACCGTACTCCAGTTCGGTAATAACGGATATGGCCAACAAGCCGCCGACTGGGGCGCAGGTAAAGGTTACACACGTGGCACAAGTGCATACAACGGCAGCACTGGATACAGAGTATTAAACTGGGGTGTGGTTAGCCTGAGCAAAAAATGGGAATTTGGCCACCAGCTTGCCTATCTAGCCGGTAGCGATATTGGTGGATTAAACTCTAGCAATACCTACACTGGTCAAGATTTCGACATTCATCAATATTCTGCTGTAGTTCGTCCAATGTATCAATGGACCAACAATATGCGCACCATTGTTGAAGCTGGCTATAACGCAGGTAAAGAAATCAATACTGCTGGTACAGCCACACAAGACTTTGGCTTGGCCAAGTTCACTCTTGCTCAAGCTTGGGCTCTAGGTGAAGGCTTCTGGGCAAGGCCAGAGATAAGAGTTTATGGCTCTTACTTAGCTGATACTGAAAATAACAACACATTTGGCACCAATGACAACTCTGAATATGTATTTGGTATTCAAGCAGAAGCTTGGTGGTAA
- a CDS encoding MalM family protein has translation MYIRTFFTMICLVLTGCQSAKVIEQNSAPNTQVVHSISELQSVKMTLPSTKSVKITPQSQILDNSTINSPVAVFEFPSNRGELNITITSQIEDSVFYPSAIIVDKSGKVIERYQGDNFKYLKPRLAKGNRISANINFFPPMNEDTLYLVVYTNEDEQNKTTTVINPARLFAEAHGNYLPQVKDIPVPHAKVGVISVEIDGARANLLQSTNTMTSSAPAASQKASTERAKQYYYAQIKQAVNSDDIPRALQLLDEAKAKNISGAQDVFVNAINNK, from the coding sequence ATGTATATACGCACTTTTTTCACCATGATTTGCCTTGTTTTAACTGGCTGCCAATCAGCGAAAGTAATAGAACAAAACTCGGCACCGAATACGCAAGTTGTTCATTCAATCTCTGAATTACAAAGCGTTAAAATGACACTACCTAGCACCAAGTCAGTAAAGATTACTCCTCAATCGCAAATACTAGACAACAGCACAATAAATAGCCCTGTTGCCGTTTTTGAATTTCCTTCAAATAGAGGAGAGCTCAATATAACGATCACAAGCCAAATAGAAGATTCTGTATTTTACCCCTCAGCAATTATCGTTGACAAGTCAGGCAAAGTAATTGAGCGCTACCAAGGTGATAACTTTAAGTATCTAAAACCGAGACTAGCGAAAGGCAATCGAATATCAGCCAATATTAACTTCTTCCCACCAATGAATGAAGACACCCTTTATTTAGTCGTATATACCAACGAAGATGAGCAGAATAAAACCACCACAGTCATAAACCCAGCCCGGTTGTTTGCTGAAGCCCATGGTAACTACTTACCACAGGTAAAAGACATCCCTGTTCCTCACGCAAAGGTTGGGGTTATTTCGGTCGAAATTGATGGCGCTCGTGCTAACCTACTCCAATCAACAAATACAATGACTTCTTCAGCTCCAGCAGCTTCACAAAAAGCATCTACAGAAAGAGCCAAGCAATATTACTACGCTCAAATCAAACAAGCGGTGAACAGTGATGATATACCCAGAGCTTTACAACTACTAGATGAGGCGAAAGCCAAGAATATATCAGGTGCTCAAGACGTATTTGTTAATGCTATAAACAATAAGTAA
- a CDS encoding NAD-dependent malic enzyme yields the protein MTVGKYLRWKDAEGKEFRPVSLSGTDLLNDRNLNKSTAFSYEERELFNLNGLLPPRVQTFEDQIKRVYQGFKNASTDIEKYLFLRSLQDRNETLFYALINRYVEEMTPIIYTPTVGKACQEFSHRYQKARGLYVTEENVDNMGEMARHFPNQDIKIIVVTDSQGILGLGDQGVGGMGIPIGKLSLYTLGAGIHPTQCLPVALDIGTDNADLLSDPMYLGVPKKRIRGEEYRAFIAKFVEQTKRHFPKAVLQWEDFSKSNAFDNLTEYEDVIPSFNDDIQGTGSVVLAGIINATKIKHENLADQVYAVYGAGAGGVGVADQIFAGLLKEGLSHEEARARIFTLDSRGVVFDNREGLDEYKKRYAKSWEMTQDWQLEEEGKASLQDLINNVPVTVLLGCSGVGGAFTQAHVEKMHTHTERPIIFPLSNPTSNCEALPEDLYRWTNGKAIVATGSPFDDIEFEGNTYRIGQGNNVFIFPGVGLAAIAGEVKKITMDMFTTASFALAEHVSEEDLAMGCVFPRISELKEVTLKVATEILERLRETDADSSLRDKDIHQELASHMWEPVYLPYRRV from the coding sequence ATGACTGTAGGAAAATACTTACGTTGGAAGGATGCGGAAGGCAAAGAGTTTCGTCCGGTATCACTTTCAGGAACCGATCTACTAAATGATCGAAACCTTAATAAAAGTACAGCATTTAGTTACGAAGAAAGAGAGCTGTTCAATTTAAACGGTCTACTTCCTCCTAGAGTTCAAACGTTTGAAGATCAAATTAAGCGTGTTTATCAAGGCTTTAAAAATGCGTCAACGGACATCGAAAAATACCTATTCTTAAGATCCCTGCAAGATAGAAACGAAACATTGTTCTATGCATTGATTAATCGTTATGTTGAGGAAATGACGCCGATTATTTATACCCCAACAGTGGGTAAAGCTTGTCAGGAATTTAGCCACCGTTATCAAAAAGCTCGTGGCCTTTACGTAACTGAAGAAAACGTAGACAACATGGGTGAAATGGCACGCCACTTTCCAAACCAAGATATCAAGATTATCGTTGTAACTGATAGTCAAGGTATTCTAGGGCTTGGTGACCAAGGTGTTGGCGGCATGGGTATCCCAATCGGTAAGTTGTCACTTTACACGTTAGGGGCTGGTATTCACCCTACTCAATGTTTGCCAGTTGCACTAGATATTGGTACAGACAACGCTGATTTACTTTCTGACCCTATGTATTTGGGTGTACCGAAAAAACGTATTCGCGGTGAAGAATATCGTGCATTTATTGCTAAGTTTGTTGAGCAAACTAAGCGTCACTTCCCGAAAGCAGTACTGCAGTGGGAAGACTTCAGTAAATCGAATGCCTTTGACAACCTAACAGAATACGAAGATGTCATTCCTTCTTTCAATGATGACATTCAAGGTACTGGTTCTGTTGTTCTCGCGGGCATCATCAATGCAACTAAGATCAAGCACGAAAATCTAGCTGACCAAGTATACGCGGTATATGGTGCTGGCGCTGGTGGTGTAGGTGTTGCGGACCAAATCTTTGCTGGTCTACTCAAAGAAGGCCTTTCTCATGAAGAAGCGCGTGCACGCATATTCACATTAGATTCTCGTGGCGTTGTTTTTGATAACCGAGAAGGATTGGATGAGTATAAGAAACGCTATGCTAAGTCTTGGGAAATGACGCAAGATTGGCAATTAGAGGAAGAGGGCAAAGCGAGCCTCCAAGATCTTATAAACAATGTTCCTGTTACTGTATTACTAGGTTGTAGTGGTGTTGGCGGTGCATTTACTCAAGCTCATGTAGAGAAAATGCATACGCACACAGAAAGGCCAATTATCTTCCCGCTTTCTAACCCAACATCAAATTGTGAAGCCTTGCCTGAAGATCTCTACCGTTGGACTAATGGTAAAGCGATTGTTGCTACTGGTAGCCCTTTCGATGACATCGAATTTGAGGGCAATACTTACCGAATCGGCCAAGGTAACAATGTATTTATCTTCCCGGGCGTTGGTTTAGCTGCGATTGCGGGTGAAGTGAAAAAGATCACCATGGATATGTTTACTACGGCATCTTTCGCTTTGGCTGAGCATGTTAGTGAAGAAGACTTAGCTATGGGGTGCGTGTTCCCAAGAATCAGCGAGCTAAAAGAAGTGACGCTAAAAGTGGCGACAGAAATTTTAGAGCGCTTACGAGAAACAGATGCTGATAGCAGTTTGCGTGATAAAGACATTCACCAAGAACTTGCTTCGCATATGTGGGAGCCTGTATATCTGCCTTATCGCAGGGTTTAA
- a CDS encoding sucrose-specific PTS transporter subunit IIBC — protein MDYQHIATQLLDSLGGKGNIQALAHCATRLRLALVDESIVDEAAVSELQGVKGQFKVAGQYQIIFGSGTVNQVYAELAKLTGLSDMSTKDVASAGAQKQNLLQQLVKGLSDIFVPIIPAIVAGGLLMGIFNVLTAPGLFIDGKSVIDANPGLADLASMINTFANAPFVFLPVLLGFSAAKKFGGNPFLGAALGMIMVHPDLLNGWGFGSASISGTVPTWNILGFDIQKVGYQGSVLPVLVSTYILAKLELGLRKIIPSVLDNLLTPLLAIFIAGIVTFAFVGPFTRDLGFMLGDGLNWLYESAGVLGGAVFGMIYAPFVITGMHHSFIAIETQLLANIAVTGGSFIFPIAAMSNVAQGAASLAVGMMTKDMKLKGIAIPSGVTGLLGITEPAMFGVNLKLRYPFIAAMIGAATSSAFITFFQVKAQALGAAGIPGIISINPEKIVYYVIGMGISFVVTFVATIMLAQRKSYKEAKSVNV, from the coding sequence ATGGATTACCAGCATATCGCAACACAGCTTCTCGATAGCTTGGGAGGTAAAGGAAACATTCAGGCTTTGGCGCATTGCGCGACAAGGCTTAGGCTTGCTCTCGTTGATGAAAGCATTGTGGATGAAGCAGCCGTGAGCGAGCTTCAGGGAGTAAAAGGCCAGTTTAAAGTCGCGGGCCAATATCAAATCATCTTTGGCTCTGGAACAGTGAACCAAGTTTATGCAGAGCTTGCAAAGTTGACTGGGTTGAGCGATATGTCGACTAAGGATGTTGCAAGTGCTGGAGCTCAAAAACAGAATTTGCTACAACAGCTAGTTAAAGGCTTGTCGGACATCTTCGTTCCAATAATCCCAGCTATTGTAGCTGGTGGTTTGCTGATGGGGATATTCAACGTACTGACCGCTCCTGGGCTTTTCATCGACGGTAAATCTGTGATTGACGCCAACCCTGGGCTCGCCGATTTAGCAAGCATGATAAATACCTTTGCCAACGCCCCGTTTGTTTTCTTGCCTGTATTGCTCGGTTTTTCTGCTGCGAAGAAGTTTGGAGGGAACCCATTTCTTGGTGCCGCATTGGGTATGATCATGGTTCACCCAGATTTACTTAATGGCTGGGGATTCGGTAGTGCTTCAATTTCGGGCACTGTTCCAACATGGAATATTCTAGGATTTGATATTCAAAAGGTTGGTTATCAGGGTTCGGTGTTGCCAGTTCTTGTTTCTACCTATATTTTGGCTAAGTTGGAGTTAGGGTTAAGAAAGATAATTCCTTCAGTGTTAGACAACTTACTCACCCCTCTTCTTGCTATATTCATAGCTGGCATTGTGACTTTCGCCTTTGTTGGTCCATTTACTCGAGACTTGGGCTTTATGTTAGGTGATGGCCTTAACTGGTTATACGAGTCGGCGGGCGTGCTCGGTGGTGCAGTGTTTGGCATGATTTACGCGCCTTTCGTAATTACGGGTATGCACCACAGTTTTATCGCGATAGAGACTCAGTTACTCGCCAATATCGCTGTGACTGGAGGAAGCTTTATTTTCCCAATCGCTGCGATGTCGAATGTTGCTCAAGGCGCTGCTTCATTGGCTGTGGGTATGATGACTAAGGATATGAAGTTGAAAGGTATCGCTATTCCTTCTGGGGTAACGGGTTTATTGGGTATAACGGAACCTGCAATGTTTGGGGTGAACTTAAAACTGCGTTATCCGTTTATTGCCGCTATGATTGGTGCTGCTACTTCAAGTGCGTTCATTACCTTCTTCCAAGTAAAAGCCCAAGCATTGGGAGCTGCGGGAATCCCAGGAATTATTTCAATCAACCCAGAAAAGATAGTGTATTACGTCATTGGCATGGGTATTTCATTTGTAGTGACATTTGTAGCGACTATCATGCTGGCGCAAAGAAAGAGCTACAAAGAAGCAAAGAGTGTAAACGTATAG
- a CDS encoding glycoside hydrolase family 32 protein — translation MSLSHLIELAGGIDNIQRILVDDENYLTVSLVDEIKPTSAPSNVSLDNVNQEWQLTTPLQGDLDSHLIDDISNALSQRFSEQIKYIEVKKCPFRPTWHISPPQGLLNDPNGFVFHQGQYHLFYQWNPFACEHRDKCWAHLTSEDLINWKWLNPALAPTDWYDSHGVFSGHAVSKGEELYLFYTGNSRIGHNRKRQTTQCLATSSDGAHFKKHGPVIKQLPEGVTAHIRDPKIYFRNGVWNMLLGAQTDDLKGRLALYQSEDMLNWEYQGLLGDELGDFGYMWECPDFFELSGQHFVVLGPQGVKSNSQFDTNPHRNRIFSISEQNDSKFSFEQEWTLDYGFDFYAPQTTLTEDGRRVMVGWMGLPDDINQPTIENGWIHQLTMQRELIYQDGKLTQKPIVELEQLMSEAQAVTLGSDPIDIETKSFELTVTLDSHCTLSLMENQQYRITLAFDPDRQAIRVDRSQTISCSGDTVREVTQVGRKVKLAVYADNSSLEIFINDGEKVMSGRAFTPEDATCISLTGEKAEAVLRNIYPSIPPFSGE, via the coding sequence ATGTCGTTATCACATCTGATTGAGCTAGCTGGAGGAATTGACAATATCCAGCGAATATTAGTCGACGATGAAAACTATTTAACGGTTTCACTTGTAGATGAAATAAAGCCAACCTCTGCGCCTTCTAATGTTTCACTAGACAACGTCAATCAAGAATGGCAGCTAACAACACCGTTGCAAGGTGATCTCGATAGTCATCTCATCGATGATATTAGTAATGCGCTATCTCAAAGGTTCTCTGAGCAGATCAAATACATAGAAGTTAAGAAATGCCCTTTTAGACCAACATGGCATATTTCTCCGCCGCAGGGTCTACTCAACGACCCGAACGGGTTTGTATTTCATCAAGGTCAGTATCATCTGTTCTATCAATGGAATCCTTTTGCATGCGAACATAGAGACAAGTGCTGGGCCCACCTGACAAGTGAAGATTTGATCAATTGGAAATGGCTTAATCCCGCCCTAGCGCCTACCGACTGGTATGACAGTCACGGCGTATTCTCCGGACATGCGGTAAGTAAAGGAGAAGAACTTTACCTTTTTTATACAGGTAACAGCCGAATAGGTCACAATAGAAAACGACAAACCACACAGTGCCTTGCAACTTCATCTGATGGCGCTCATTTCAAGAAACACGGCCCCGTTATTAAACAGCTACCAGAAGGGGTCACTGCACATATACGCGACCCAAAAATCTATTTTCGCAATGGCGTTTGGAACATGCTTCTCGGAGCCCAAACTGACGATCTAAAAGGTCGGTTAGCTCTGTATCAATCAGAAGATATGCTTAACTGGGAGTACCAAGGGCTACTTGGTGACGAGCTCGGTGATTTTGGCTACATGTGGGAATGCCCTGACTTTTTCGAGCTATCGGGTCAGCATTTTGTTGTGCTTGGTCCACAAGGGGTGAAGTCAAATAGCCAATTTGATACCAACCCACACAGAAATCGAATTTTTTCAATTTCCGAGCAAAACGATAGCAAGTTTAGCTTTGAGCAAGAGTGGACACTCGACTACGGGTTTGACTTTTACGCACCGCAAACAACACTAACAGAAGATGGTCGCCGAGTGATGGTCGGCTGGATGGGATTACCTGATGACATCAACCAGCCTACAATAGAAAACGGCTGGATACACCAGCTCACCATGCAGCGTGAACTTATCTATCAAGATGGCAAGTTAACCCAAAAGCCAATTGTCGAGCTAGAGCAATTAATGTCGGAAGCGCAAGCAGTAACGCTTGGTAGCGATCCAATAGATATAGAGACAAAAAGCTTTGAGCTTACGGTTACGCTTGATAGTCACTGTACGCTATCACTCATGGAAAACCAGCAATATAGGATCACATTAGCATTTGACCCTGATAGGCAGGCCATTCGCGTTGACCGAAGCCAAACTATATCTTGTAGTGGAGATACCGTAAGAGAAGTCACTCAAGTTGGTAGAAAAGTTAAGCTAGCGGTTTACGCTGATAACTCGTCACTAGAAATATTTATCAATGATGGAGAGAAAGTAATGAGTGGGCGAGCTTTTACTCCTGAAGACGCAACATGTATTTCACTAACTGGCGAAAAAGCTGAGGCTGTTCTGCGTAATATCTACCCGTCAATACCGCCATTTTCTGGTGAGTAG